CGGCTGGCGCCGTCTGCCGGCAGGTTGAGCGGCAGCACTTCCTTGCCGAAGGCCTCGCGCAGTTCGTCGAGCAGGATCGGCAGGTCGACCCGCTCGGCATCGATCTTGTTCACCACCAGCATGCGGCACAGGCCCCGCTCGCCGGCCAGGGCCATCATCCTGCGGGTGTTCAGCTCGATACCGCTCTGTGCGTTGACCACCACCAGGGCGGTGTCGACGGCGGCCAGGGCGGCGATGGCCTGGCCGATGAAATCGGGATAGCCAGGCGTGTCGATCAGGTTGATCTCGACATCCTGGTAGCTGCAGTGGGCCAGGGCCGAGGCCAGGGAATGACGGTACTCGCGCTCCAGCGGGTCGAAGTCGCAGACCGTGTCGCCGCGCTCCAGGGTGCCCATGTTGGCGATGGTGCCGCTGCGCTGCAGCAGGGCCTCGACCAGACTGGTCTTGCCGCTGTCGGCGTGGCCGATGAGCGCAACCGTTCGAATGGCCTCTACCGGATAGTTCGCCATGAGTTCCTCCCGCGCCTGATTTGAGCAGTATAGGCAGGGCGGCGCTTGGCCGGCGCCGCGTGGGTGCCGATCTCAGGGGTTGAGGACGGCGCGGACCCACTGGCCGTTGGCCTCCTTCTGGTAGCGCAGGCGCTCGCGCAAGCGCTGCCAGCCGGTGGGCCAGAACTCGATGCGCTCGGGAAGCACGCGAAAGGCGCACCAGCTGGCCGGTCGCGGTATCGCCTCGAAGCCGGCCGCCTGTTCCAGCTGCCGCGCCTGCTGGTGCACCCTGGGCTTTCCCTTTGCCGGTTGGCCCTGGTCCGAGGCCCAGGCGCCCAGCTGGATCATCCGCGAGCACTTGCGCCAGTACTGGTCGGAAAGGTCGTCGTCCTGGGCCACCGCGCTGCCCTCGACCTGCACCTGCTCCTGCAACACCGGCCAGTAGAAGCACAGCGCCGCCTGGGGGTTGTCGCGCAGCTGCTGACCCTTGCCGCTCTCGCGGTTGGCGAAGAACAGCAGGCCGGCCTCGTCCACCGCGACTATGTAGACCGTGCGCACCGACGGCCGGGCCTGGCGGTCGGCGGTGGCGAGGGCGGCGGTGTGCGGCTCTTCCACGCCGCGGGCGGCGGCCTCATCGATCAGCCGTTGCAGGCGCTCCAGCGCCTGTGGATAGAGCTCGGTGTGGACTTTCATCTTCGGGTGTCCTGGGGAGGCAGGTCGTCACCGGTTGCGCGGGCGTACCTTGAAAGTATAGGCGGACGCCCCCGGGGCTTCGGTCGGCTCTGGTTCGTGCTCTGTAAGTGATTGAAAGTGAACAGAAACTGAACATGTAGCGGGAGGCCGCGGACGGCCTGGGTCACGGCGACTTCTGTACAGCGTCTGGACAGCTTGTGCACAGATCGATCCACCGGCTCTGTGGGTAAGGTCCCGGTGCGGCAAGGGTTCGCCGGCTGCGCCCGGCGCGACGAGGCGCCGACTGTGGGGTTGGCTAAAGGCTGAACAGCCTGCTGCAGAGCGCGCGGTGACTGGCGTCGGGGCGGCGGTCTACAGCTTATCCACAGCGCCGCGCACAGTTTCTGTGCCTAAGTCGTCGCAAAGCACTGCGACTGCGGCGAAAAAGTGTTCGAACGGCGCCGGCCCTAGTGCCTGGAGGGCCGCGAGCCGTGCTGTACAGCTTGCCCACAACTTGATCCACCGCCATTGTGGAAAAGGCCCTGGGGGGGCGCAGGCGTCACGTGCGGCAGGTCGCAGGCCACGACCTTGCAGGCCGCTCGCGTACGCCTGGGCAGAAAGTGAGCAACCTGCTGGAGCCCCGGATAAACGGTGCCTGCAGCTATCTGTCCACAGCTTGCCAACGCATCATTACACAGTATCTGTGCGTAAGCATTGTTATAAGTGCATGAAATTGCTCATAAAGTGAGCGGATGGCGGGGGCGCGCGGGGCGTCTGCCATTCAGTCGTTGCTGTACAGCTTATCCACAGCTTGATCCACTGGTGTCGTGGGTAAGTGCCCCGTTCGTTGGTGGCGCGCGCAATCAGGTCGCTTCCAGGCTCATTTTCCGGCGACCTGCGACACGTAGTGCGCCAGCAGGGCGATCTGCTCGTCGTCGAGGGAATCGGCGTAACTGGGCATCACGCCGAGGCCGCCGCGCAACGCCGCTTCAACCTGTTCGGCGCTCGGCATTAGCTGGTCCAGGTCGGGGCCGATGTTGCCGCTGGCCGCCGCCGCCCGCAGGCTGTGGCAGAGCGCGCAGGGCGGCTGGGCCTGCTGCTGGAACAGGAGGCGGGCCTCGTCCGGCGCGGCTTCCTGGGCGAGCGCCGCCGGCGCCCCGAGGAGTCCGGCCAGGACCAGGCGCCGGACGGCGCGGCTACACCACCTGGACGGCGACAGCATGGTC
The genomic region above belongs to Pseudomonas benzenivorans and contains:
- a CDS encoding pyridoxine/pyridoxamine 5'-phosphate oxidase, with product MKVHTELYPQALERLQRLIDEAAARGVEEPHTAALATADRQARPSVRTVYIVAVDEAGLLFFANRESGKGQQLRDNPQAALCFYWPVLQEQVQVEGSAVAQDDDLSDQYWRKCSRMIQLGAWASDQGQPAKGKPRVHQQARQLEQAAGFEAIPRPASWCAFRVLPERIEFWPTGWQRLRERLRYQKEANGQWVRAVLNP
- the sorU gene encoding SorU family sulfite dehydrogenase c-type cytochrome subunit yields the protein MLSPSRWCSRAVRRLVLAGLLGAPAALAQEAAPDEARLLFQQQAQPPCALCHSLRAAAASGNIGPDLDQLMPSAEQVEAALRGGLGVMPSYADSLDDEQIALLAHYVSQVAGK